In uncultured Cohaesibacter sp., a genomic segment contains:
- a CDS encoding uracil-xanthine permease family protein, protein MSEESTSVDNQSQEGLGRQVLLGAQMLFVAFGSLVLVPILTGLSSSVALFTAGAGTLLFQLVTKRSVPVFLASSFAFIAPIIYGTEQWGVASTMSGLFAAGLVYVALSFLVRWKGQRIIDRLLPPVVVGPVIMVIGLSLAPVALNMAQGKTSDGSVQLVPIDQAVVIALVSVGVTVLVTLLGKGMFKLVPILFGIVSGYITSVLFGVVDFSAISAAPIVAVPPFVFPEFNLEAILFILPVAIAPAIEHIGDIAAISGVAKKDFFTKPGLKNTLLGDGLATSLAAFFGGPPNTTYSEVTGAVALTKAFNPVIMTFAAIWAIVLSFSGTLGAVLATIPVPVMGGIEVILFGAIAVIGVSTLLKVGDELTEARNLIIASVVLVIGIGGLEVSISGFAIKGIGLCAIVAILLNLILPQQKHPS, encoded by the coding sequence ATGTCCGAAGAGTCTACTTCGGTTGACAATCAGTCCCAGGAGGGACTTGGTCGTCAAGTGCTGTTGGGTGCGCAAATGCTGTTCGTGGCATTTGGGTCATTGGTTCTGGTTCCAATTCTCACCGGTTTGAGTTCTTCTGTTGCCCTGTTTACGGCAGGCGCAGGAACCTTGCTGTTCCAACTGGTTACAAAACGGTCGGTACCTGTTTTTCTGGCTTCGTCCTTCGCTTTCATTGCGCCGATCATTTACGGCACCGAGCAATGGGGTGTGGCCTCAACAATGTCGGGGCTTTTTGCCGCCGGTCTGGTTTATGTTGCGCTGTCTTTTCTGGTGCGCTGGAAGGGACAGAGAATCATTGACCGGTTGTTGCCGCCGGTTGTTGTCGGGCCGGTTATCATGGTAATCGGCCTTTCTCTTGCGCCGGTTGCTCTCAATATGGCGCAAGGCAAGACGAGCGATGGCTCGGTTCAGCTGGTGCCGATCGATCAGGCCGTGGTCATTGCTCTGGTCTCGGTTGGTGTGACCGTGCTGGTCACGCTGCTGGGCAAGGGCATGTTCAAGCTGGTGCCGATCCTGTTCGGTATCGTCTCGGGCTATATCACCAGCGTGCTGTTCGGTGTTGTCGATTTCTCGGCAATTTCCGCAGCGCCCATCGTTGCGGTTCCTCCATTCGTCTTCCCTGAATTCAATCTGGAAGCCATTCTGTTCATTCTGCCGGTCGCCATTGCTCCGGCAATTGAGCATATCGGGGATATTGCCGCGATTTCCGGCGTGGCAAAGAAGGACTTCTTCACCAAGCCGGGCCTGAAAAATACCCTGCTGGGGGATGGTCTGGCTACCAGCCTTGCTGCCTTCTTTGGCGGACCGCCGAACACGACCTATTCGGAAGTGACCGGTGCCGTTGCGCTGACCAAGGCATTCAACCCGGTTATCATGACCTTTGCTGCCATCTGGGCGATCGTGCTGTCCTTCTCGGGCACGCTCGGCGCTGTTCTGGCCACCATTCCGGTGCCGGTCATGGGCGGCATCGAGGTGATCCTGTTCGGGGCCATTGCCGTAATCGGTGTTTCCACCCTGCTCAAGGTTGGTGACGAGCTGACCGAGGCGCGCAACCTGATCATTGCGTCGGTCGTGCTGGTCATCGGTATTGGCGGTCTGGAAGTGAGCATCAGCGGTTTCGCCATCAAGGGCATCGGCCTTTGCGCGATTGTCGCCATCCTTCTCAACCTGATCCTGCCGCAGCAGAAGCATCCATCCTGA
- the fghA gene encoding S-formylglutathione hydrolase — protein sequence MKLISKAKAFGGEQRVYRHQSKVTGTEMECAVFMPRQALEGFLCPTLFYLSGLTCSWEEVTMQGVPQMHAAKHGMIFVAPDTSPRGDNVADDSAYDLGQAASFYLNASEQPWADHYQMEDYLTSELPALLVDALPVDEDAIGICGHSMGGHGALTLALRHPSVFHSVSAFAPITNPCACPWGRKAFEVYLGADESLWEAHDACALVGTAGWKGDILIDQGLADEYLEEQLKPWAFEKACREAGVDLTLRLHGGYDHYYHFIASFMADHMEWHALRLE from the coding sequence ATGAAACTGATTTCCAAAGCCAAGGCATTTGGCGGTGAGCAGCGTGTTTATCGTCATCAATCCAAAGTGACGGGCACCGAAATGGAATGCGCGGTATTCATGCCGCGCCAAGCGCTTGAAGGTTTCCTTTGCCCGACATTATTCTATTTGTCGGGGCTGACATGCAGTTGGGAAGAGGTGACAATGCAGGGGGTGCCGCAGATGCATGCGGCCAAGCATGGCATGATCTTCGTGGCTCCCGACACCAGTCCGCGCGGTGATAATGTTGCCGATGACAGCGCCTATGATCTGGGGCAGGCGGCCAGCTTCTATCTCAATGCTAGCGAGCAGCCATGGGCGGATCATTATCAGATGGAAGATTATCTGACCTCTGAATTGCCCGCGCTTCTGGTCGATGCCTTGCCTGTTGACGAGGATGCTATTGGAATCTGTGGTCATTCCATGGGCGGGCATGGGGCGCTGACGCTGGCCTTGCGCCACCCTTCCGTGTTCCATTCGGTTTCAGCCTTCGCCCCGATCACCAATCCATGCGCCTGTCCATGGGGACGCAAGGCCTTCGAGGTTTATCTGGGGGCTGATGAGAGCCTTTGGGAAGCCCATGATGCCTGCGCTCTTGTCGGCACAGCGGGTTGGAAAGGGGATATCCTCATTGATCAGGGGCTGGCCGACGAATATCTTGAAGAGCAGCTCAAGCCTTGGGCCTTCGAGAAAGCCTGCCGGGAAGCCGGGGTCGATCTCACCCTGCGCCTGCATGGTGGCTATGATCATTATTATCATTTCATTGCCAGCTTCATGGCCGATCATATGGAATGGCATGCCTTGCGGCTGGAATAG
- a CDS encoding LysR family transcriptional regulator, translating to MDFDWNAIRSFLRVAKTGTLSAAATDLGLSQPTVGRHISRLEESLGLRLFDHNQSGFELTPAGEQLLEAANNMALSAADVKRRAKAANPVKEAVRLTIEVRPWSLRLASRNIEQLVSHHQGSVHDRPINFTFLSQDEYLSISRLEADLAIRNRVPKQGNLISVKLGYLTYRIFGSERYCKNHPDVFDPASWQQQNWVGFSHTRPHSSSTKVIASILEGKSPRYISNQQECLIDLIADGSAIGILPAFIGHEEGFVEISKEIYHPQEAWLIYHPDLKAHPVKRRVKDRLQELFSATLGRYYDDKSETNHQSC from the coding sequence ATGGACTTTGACTGGAATGCAATACGCAGCTTCCTGCGCGTTGCCAAGACTGGCACCCTCAGCGCGGCAGCGACCGATCTGGGACTTTCACAGCCGACCGTTGGCCGTCATATTTCCCGCCTTGAAGAAAGCCTCGGTCTGCGCCTCTTTGATCACAACCAGTCCGGTTTCGAGCTGACCCCGGCAGGTGAACAATTGCTTGAGGCCGCCAACAATATGGCCCTTTCTGCCGCCGACGTGAAACGGCGCGCCAAGGCGGCCAATCCGGTCAAGGAAGCGGTACGCCTGACCATTGAAGTGCGCCCATGGTCCCTGCGTCTGGCCTCAAGGAATATCGAACAGCTGGTGTCCCATCATCAGGGCAGCGTCCATGACAGGCCGATCAATTTCACCTTCCTGTCTCAGGATGAATATCTCAGCATTTCGCGCCTTGAAGCCGATCTTGCCATTCGCAACCGGGTACCCAAGCAGGGCAATCTCATCTCGGTGAAACTGGGCTATCTCACCTACCGGATTTTCGGCTCGGAACGCTATTGCAAAAATCATCCCGATGTTTTCGATCCCGCCAGCTGGCAGCAGCAAAACTGGGTCGGCTTCAGCCACACCCGGCCCCATTCCAGCTCGACCAAGGTCATTGCCTCGATATTGGAAGGCAAGAGCCCGCGCTATATTTCCAACCAGCAGGAATGCCTCATCGATCTGATCGCGGATGGATCGGCGATCGGCATTCTCCCCGCCTTCATCGGCCATGAGGAAGGCTTCGTTGAAATCAGCAAGGAAATCTATCATCCGCAAGAGGCCTGGCTGATCTATCATCCCGATCTGAAGGCCCATCCGGTCAAACGGCGGGTCAAGGACAGGCTTCAGGAATTGTTCAGCGCGACATTGGGCCGTTATTATGATGACAAGTCGGAGACGAACCATCAGTCCTGCTGA
- a CDS encoding TIGR00366 family protein: METAKSSDQGSFLWRFSKKFNFAADKLIPESFVFALILTAIVFVLAFFLTDAGSMKIVSAWYDGLWSMISFAFQMTIMVVLTSMAAKSPQLERILSSIASVPKSAAAAYVILIVFATVASWINWAFGTILSPVLAMYLSKNIKRVHFPLMIAAGYACMVMVQPICPSISAVALLASPDHFMVDQVGVMPVSETAFNPLGLIMIAILFFVTLFVTVKTTPPEEEVVSFEGEINLQAEGAEEPNETFADKMNNSRLVLGVFSLVGVIYFIYHFMTGNGLTLNFIIFIFLIADLILYKTPKKFVDAVKHNMVLAANVMIQFPFYGGIMGVMAKTGLTGVLANGLIFLASEHTIYWFSYVSASIVNLFVPSQGGQWIVQGPILVEAAKAFDAHMPSIVTAFMMGDEATNLIQPLYIIPALALVDIELKKVWGFMAFIWFMWFVASTIGLILIPMLL, encoded by the coding sequence ATGGAGACCGCCAAGAGTTCAGATCAAGGGTCTTTTTTGTGGCGCTTTTCGAAGAAATTCAACTTCGCTGCCGACAAGTTGATTCCGGAATCATTCGTTTTCGCTCTCATCCTGACTGCAATCGTGTTTGTTTTGGCCTTCTTCCTGACAGATGCTGGTTCGATGAAAATCGTTTCAGCCTGGTATGATGGATTGTGGTCAATGATCTCCTTTGCCTTTCAGATGACGATCATGGTCGTGCTGACCAGTATGGCTGCAAAATCGCCGCAGCTTGAGCGTATTCTTTCATCGATTGCCAGCGTGCCAAAATCGGCTGCAGCTGCCTATGTGATCCTGATTGTCTTTGCGACGGTCGCCAGCTGGATCAACTGGGCATTTGGAACGATTCTTTCGCCCGTTCTTGCGATGTATCTGTCCAAGAATATCAAGCGGGTTCACTTCCCGTTGATGATTGCTGCCGGTTATGCCTGCATGGTGATGGTGCAGCCAATCTGCCCGAGTATTTCTGCCGTTGCCCTTCTTGCTTCGCCAGATCATTTCATGGTCGATCAGGTTGGCGTCATGCCGGTCAGTGAGACGGCTTTCAATCCGCTCGGGTTGATCATGATTGCGATCCTGTTCTTCGTTACGCTTTTTGTAACGGTCAAGACGACGCCACCGGAAGAGGAAGTGGTTTCCTTCGAGGGGGAAATCAATCTTCAGGCCGAGGGCGCAGAAGAACCCAATGAGACATTTGCCGACAAGATGAATAACAGCCGTCTTGTGCTGGGTGTCTTTTCGCTGGTTGGCGTCATTTACTTCATCTATCACTTCATGACCGGCAACGGCCTGACGCTGAATTTCATCATCTTCATTTTCCTGATTGCCGATCTTATCCTCTATAAGACGCCCAAGAAATTTGTCGATGCGGTCAAGCATAATATGGTGCTGGCGGCGAATGTGATGATCCAGTTCCCCTTCTATGGTGGTATCATGGGCGTCATGGCAAAAACGGGCCTGACCGGCGTTCTAGCCAATGGGCTGATCTTCCTTGCCAGTGAGCATACCATCTACTGGTTCTCCTATGTGTCCGCTTCCATCGTCAATCTGTTCGTGCCTTCTCAGGGCGGTCAGTGGATCGTTCAGGGGCCGATTCTTGTGGAAGCTGCCAAGGCGTTTGATGCGCATATGCCATCTATCGTAACCGCCTTCATGATGGGGGATGAGGCGACCAACCTCATTCAGCCGCTTTATATCATTCCGGCTCTGGCGCTGGTCGATATCGAGTTGAAGAAGGTTTGGGGCTTCATGGCCTTCATCTGGTTCATGTGGTTCGTGGCATCAACCATCGGCCTGATCCTGATACCGATGCTTTTATGA
- a CDS encoding pyridoxal phosphate-dependent aminotransferase, with amino-acid sequence MLHPVDNFLQLGDENAFAVLARANQLASEGKDIINLGIGQPDFKTPDHIVKAAIAALEAGEHGYTPAIGIPRLREVVAEELNARHGADISPDRIMIMPGGKVTMYMAITLFGKAGVDILYPDPGFPIYRSMIEFTGARPVPVPLREENGFAFSADELLSLITPATRLIIVNSPSNPTGGVTPKSEIDKLVKGLEAFPDVAIMSDEIYSRMTFDGLEHQSLTSYPQLQDRLILLNGWSKTYAMTGWRLGFSVWPESLYDHVRKLAVNSYSCVNSAAQFAGIAAITGPQDAAEAMMVEFDIRRKAVVAALNELPDVSCVMPKGAFYAFPNVSKTGFKAKDLSARLLEEAGVATIGGPDFGVYGEGYIRLSYANSLDNILRAVERMGNFLTSHRP; translated from the coding sequence ATGCTTCACCCCGTCGACAATTTCCTCCAGCTGGGCGACGAAAATGCCTTCGCAGTGCTCGCCCGCGCCAACCAGTTGGCCAGCGAAGGCAAGGATATCATCAATCTGGGCATCGGCCAGCCCGATTTCAAAACACCGGACCATATTGTCAAGGCAGCCATCGCGGCCTTGGAAGCCGGAGAACATGGCTATACGCCTGCCATCGGTATTCCGCGCCTAAGAGAAGTGGTCGCCGAAGAGCTCAACGCCCGCCACGGGGCCGATATTTCGCCCGACCGCATCATGATCATGCCCGGCGGCAAGGTCACCATGTATATGGCCATCACCCTGTTTGGCAAAGCTGGCGTCGATATTCTCTATCCCGATCCGGGCTTTCCCATCTATCGCTCGATGATCGAATTCACCGGTGCCCGGCCGGTTCCGGTGCCCTTGCGCGAGGAGAATGGCTTTGCCTTCTCTGCCGACGAACTGCTTTCGCTGATCACACCGGCCACCCGCCTCATCATCGTCAACAGCCCTTCCAACCCGACAGGCGGTGTCACGCCGAAAAGCGAAATAGACAAGCTGGTCAAGGGCCTTGAGGCCTTTCCGGACGTCGCCATCATGTCCGATGAAATCTATTCGCGCATGACCTTCGACGGGCTGGAACATCAGAGCCTGACATCCTACCCGCAACTTCAAGACAGGCTGATCCTGCTGAATGGCTGGTCGAAAACCTATGCCATGACCGGCTGGCGGCTGGGCTTCTCCGTCTGGCCCGAAAGCCTTTACGATCATGTGCGCAAGCTGGCAGTCAATTCCTATTCCTGCGTCAATTCCGCAGCACAATTTGCTGGCATTGCGGCCATAACCGGCCCGCAGGATGCGGCTGAAGCCATGATGGTGGAATTCGACATCCGGCGCAAAGCTGTCGTTGCCGCGCTCAATGAATTGCCCGATGTCTCCTGCGTCATGCCAAAGGGAGCCTTCTATGCTTTCCCCAATGTGAGCAAAACCGGCTTCAAGGCGAAAGACCTCAGCGCCCGCCTGCTGGAGGAAGCGGGCGTTGCCACCATCGGCGGCCCGGACTTTGGCGTCTATGGTGAAGGCTATATCCGCCTTTCCTATGCCAACAGTCTGGACAATATTCTCAGGGCCGTTGAGCGCATGGGTAATTTCCTCACCAGCCATCGCCCCTGA
- a CDS encoding GDP-mannose 4,6-dehydratase: MPTALVTGSAGFIGSFVCRKLLDEGWRVIGLDCLSDYYDVQLKHRREAMLNQNQNFQAIHDKVETPNLLYKQFEKERPDVVIHLAAQAGVRYSIDNPRSYLESNIIGTFELLEAARAFPPQHMLLASTSSAYGANEEMPYRETDKADHQMSFYAATKKSTESIAHSYSHLFNLPITMFRFFTVYGPWGRPDMALFKFTKAILEDRPIDVYNHGDMKRDFTYVTDLVHAIRLLIDAVPSHTNTSERSLADSLSPVAAFRVVNIGNSNPVQLTDFIDAIETAIGKKAKRNLLPMQAGDVPATWADTTLLKELTGYEPKTTVTEGVGHFVSWYREYFNV, from the coding sequence ATGCCTACAGCACTCGTCACCGGCTCGGCCGGCTTTATTGGATCATTCGTCTGTCGCAAGTTGTTGGACGAAGGTTGGCGAGTAATCGGTCTCGATTGCCTGTCTGACTATTATGACGTCCAGCTCAAACACCGCCGCGAGGCCATGCTGAACCAGAACCAGAATTTTCAGGCAATTCATGACAAGGTCGAAACGCCGAACCTCCTTTACAAGCAATTTGAAAAGGAGCGACCAGACGTCGTCATACATCTGGCAGCCCAAGCTGGCGTGCGCTATTCCATCGACAATCCGCGCTCTTACCTTGAAAGCAACATCATAGGAACATTTGAACTGTTGGAAGCGGCACGCGCCTTTCCACCGCAACATATGCTTCTGGCATCGACTTCTTCCGCCTATGGCGCCAATGAAGAAATGCCCTATCGCGAGACGGATAAGGCGGATCATCAAATGTCATTCTATGCCGCAACAAAAAAGTCGACAGAAAGCATTGCTCATTCCTATTCGCACCTATTCAATCTGCCGATTACGATGTTTCGATTCTTCACCGTCTATGGTCCTTGGGGTAGACCCGATATGGCACTGTTCAAATTCACAAAGGCTATTCTGGAAGACCGCCCGATCGATGTTTATAACCACGGCGACATGAAACGGGACTTCACCTATGTAACAGATCTTGTTCATGCAATCCGGCTACTGATTGATGCGGTTCCATCGCATACAAATACATCAGAACGATCTCTTGCAGATAGCCTCTCGCCAGTGGCGGCCTTTAGGGTGGTCAATATCGGCAACTCAAATCCGGTACAGCTGACCGATTTCATCGACGCGATTGAAACTGCAATCGGCAAAAAGGCAAAAAGAAATCTCTTGCCAATGCAAGCGGGCGATGTGCCAGCCACTTGGGCGGATACGACATTGCTGAAAGAACTGACTGGATATGAGCCCAAAACCACAGTTACAGAAGGTGTCGGCCATTTCGTGTCTTGGTATCGGGAATATTTCAACGTCTGA